From the Candidatus Binatia bacterium genome, one window contains:
- a CDS encoding DEAD/DEAH box helicase gives MARLEELEPGQEVRGIEPREAVELIAVERLGPDVVSVTFRTAAGQAREQILYRDAEPRLRIVSNGSSWKFSASGANLRLACEAFRLRLAHLFDPNLGLTSARIEPLPHQITAVYEHMLPRQPLRFLLADEPGAGKTTMAGLLIQELLLRGDVERCLIVCPGILVEQWQSELSERFDLAFEVATSEALSKASERNWFLNRPLAIVRLDHAARNQHVQKLLSAPECRWDLVVVDEAHKMAASGHGSEIKCTKRYELGQLLAGQTQHLLLLSATPHNGKPEDFTLFLRLLDAERFEYRQPLQIAARRARRCDAPGGEGGFCQIRRHSPVPRARRIYAHVCSLAPGGTVVRTRHRACPRRVEPCRDARRRDPGEHRGLRFDNAAPAPGLLS, from the coding sequence ATGGCGCGGCTCGAGGAGCTTGAACCAGGCCAAGAGGTGCGGGGGATCGAGCCCCGCGAAGCAGTAGAACTCATCGCTGTCGAACGCCTAGGCCCCGATGTGGTCAGTGTGACCTTCCGTACTGCCGCTGGCCAAGCGCGCGAACAGATCCTTTACCGCGATGCGGAACCGCGTCTGAGGATCGTGTCGAATGGGTCTTCTTGGAAGTTCTCGGCTTCTGGAGCAAACCTCCGCTTGGCGTGCGAGGCGTTTCGCCTCCGGCTTGCTCATCTGTTCGATCCGAACCTCGGGTTGACCAGCGCGCGCATCGAGCCGCTACCGCACCAAATCACGGCGGTGTACGAGCACATGTTGCCGCGGCAGCCGCTCCGGTTTTTGCTGGCCGACGAACCTGGCGCTGGCAAAACGACCATGGCCGGACTCTTGATCCAAGAACTCTTGTTGCGTGGCGACGTGGAGCGGTGCCTCATCGTGTGTCCCGGCATTTTGGTGGAACAGTGGCAGAGCGAGCTTTCCGAGCGTTTTGATCTTGCCTTTGAAGTAGCGACCTCGGAGGCGCTGTCAAAAGCCAGCGAGCGGAACTGGTTTTTGAATCGTCCGCTGGCGATTGTCCGACTAGACCACGCGGCGCGGAACCAACATGTGCAGAAGTTACTGTCGGCGCCTGAGTGCCGGTGGGACCTCGTTGTCGTCGACGAAGCGCACAAGATGGCCGCCTCGGGGCACGGCAGCGAAATCAAGTGCACCAAGCGTTACGAGCTCGGCCAGTTGCTTGCAGGACAAACCCAGCACTTGCTGTTGCTCAGCGCCACCCCGCACAACGGTAAGCCCGAGGACTTCACTTTGTTCTTGCGCTTGTTGGATGCGGAACGGTTCGAGTATCGCCAGCCCCTGCAGATTGCAGCCCGAAGAGCTCGACGATGTGATGCGCCGGGTGGTGAAGGAGGATTTTGTCAAATTCGACGGCACTCCCCTGTTCCCCGAGCGCGCCGCATTTACGCGCACGTATGCTCTCTCGCCCCCGGAGGCACAGTTGTACGAACGCGTCACCGAGCATGTCCGCGGCGAGTTGAACCGTGCCGAGACGCTCGAAGACGAGACCCGGGCGAGCACCGTGGGCTTCGCTTTGATAATGCTGCACCGGCGCCTGGCCTCCTCTCCTGA
- a CDS encoding transglycosylase SLT domain-containing protein, whose product MLTRKPAFLGVAVALLAVTGCSSIRRNDAEKHWWQWQKADAPSDSDLATKYGVTVGPQRPKHRGDHLGLKFDHPRVSDFVSKYQTDLRGFYGRALERSGRYLPRIESILRKEGLPTELAYLPLVESGFRPHAVSPAKAVGLWQFIPDTGRRYGLRIDGFVDERRDPIKSTRAAARYLKDLYGMFGDWHLSLAAYNTGEGRISRLLSTSDASDFWELSERGYLFRETEDYVPGFLAALQIASQPEAYGFDRPQPQPLEYDLVHIAHVMPLATVARWTDHPLSTLQELNPALIRGIVPPGGYTIRVPEGTRPLVQQAYARLTPAELLALQRAALPPAPARVCRRKGKRLVCKPKAAANVASKPDLVAKGIRQVAVRSPTNAVQSGTVRKQLKGTAKSGQQTKSGGVQLVSRSKGKRSARN is encoded by the coding sequence GTGCTGACGAGGAAGCCGGCGTTTTTGGGTGTGGCCGTCGCGCTGCTTGCGGTTACGGGCTGCAGCTCGATCAGACGAAACGACGCGGAGAAGCATTGGTGGCAGTGGCAGAAAGCAGATGCGCCGAGCGATAGTGATCTGGCGACGAAATACGGCGTCACCGTGGGGCCGCAACGGCCGAAACACCGCGGGGATCACCTTGGCCTCAAGTTTGACCATCCGCGCGTGAGCGACTTCGTTAGTAAGTACCAAACGGACTTGCGGGGATTTTACGGGCGCGCGTTGGAGCGCAGCGGCCGGTACCTGCCGCGGATCGAGTCGATCCTGCGCAAGGAAGGGTTGCCGACCGAGCTTGCCTACCTCCCGCTCGTGGAGAGTGGTTTTCGCCCGCATGCAGTGTCGCCTGCGAAGGCGGTCGGCTTGTGGCAGTTCATTCCGGACACCGGCCGCCGCTATGGCTTGCGGATCGACGGCTTTGTGGACGAACGGCGTGATCCGATCAAATCGACCCGTGCTGCCGCGCGTTACTTGAAGGACTTGTATGGCATGTTTGGCGACTGGCACTTGTCGCTCGCGGCCTACAATACGGGCGAGGGGCGGATTAGCCGCTTGCTTAGCACGTCGGATGCGAGTGATTTTTGGGAGCTCAGCGAGCGGGGCTACTTGTTCCGCGAAACTGAGGACTATGTACCCGGATTTCTCGCGGCATTGCAGATTGCCTCGCAGCCCGAGGCGTACGGGTTCGATCGCCCGCAACCGCAGCCGCTCGAGTACGACCTCGTACATATTGCCCACGTGATGCCGCTGGCTACCGTGGCCCGCTGGACGGATCACCCGCTTTCCACATTGCAAGAGCTGAATCCGGCATTGATCCGCGGAATCGTCCCGCCGGGCGGCTATACGATTCGCGTGCCTGAGGGAACGCGCCCGTTGGTGCAGCAGGCGTACGCCCGCCTGACGCCAGCTGAGCTTCTCGCATTGCAGCGCGCGGCCCTACCCCCCGCGCCGGCGCGCGTTTGCCGCCGCAAGGGCAAGCGGCTCGTCTGCAAACCAAAGGCTGCCGCAAACGTTGCCTCGAAACCAGATTTGGTGGCCAAGGGCATACGGCAGGTTGCCGTCAGAAGCCCGACGAACGCGGTGCAATCCGGGACGGTGCGCAAGCAGTTGAAGGGAACTGCAAAGTCCGGGCAGCAAACCAAGTCCGGCGGGGTGCAGCTGGTCAGCCGTAGCAAAGGCAAGCGCTCGGCCCGGAACTGA
- a CDS encoding ATP-binding protein, whose product MIAFRGAVFWTCFANGLHRSVVMNLVAELSTAKNDRAWQLAVLSSVRGAAASANLEQLERALRLLAGSPAADSEAFAADVSRKLRRAVSLLHFRSSATALLGAAWPQVHTALRDLLWASECLLEEPGAARWLREWEREWEAHLPEELAKLFGADEATFQTWLEAAPQSQAGAVGELNTPPPSSAAALEEDELLQAFLEEMDEGLRNAEELLLRLERSPQDSDLLHALFRQYHTLKGAAGAVDLQEAADQLHQGEALLQALRDGELELPTPAVVDFFLRLGDSIRAMIDEACGRTPTTTKINDLDDAIAALLQGEPVPETGSARDDDEEPCAETQLPLGNEPTPSAASPQPSSPNLLALREKAAKGQLDPELVAMIEALQQKAEFFASMAATLQAEVEELRTVPVDDLFRRLQRPLRDAARHERKQVRLETAGAELRLPKDLAETLAEVLLHLVRNAVAHGIETPEVRRGRGKRPEGCVRVIVEKQRSCWRVAVSDDGQGLDYAAIRAKAVALGWLKAEAPCDEQRLQEFLFRPGFSTRNDADALAGRGVGMDVVATAVHKLNGSIQVHSTPGGGTTIELSVPVGLEGVRS is encoded by the coding sequence ATGATTGCCTTTCGGGGCGCTGTCTTTTGGACCTGTTTTGCCAATGGGTTACACCGGTCTGTGGTCATGAACCTTGTTGCTGAACTCTCCACGGCGAAGAACGATCGTGCGTGGCAACTCGCTGTGCTCTCTAGCGTGCGCGGTGCTGCGGCGTCCGCTAATCTAGAACAGCTTGAAAGAGCTCTGCGCTTGTTGGCGGGCTCGCCAGCGGCGGACAGCGAAGCATTCGCGGCAGATGTCAGCCGCAAGCTCCGCCGCGCCGTGTCGCTGCTGCATTTCCGGAGCTCCGCCACAGCTTTGCTCGGCGCGGCTTGGCCGCAGGTCCACACGGCGCTGCGTGACCTCCTGTGGGCAAGCGAGTGCCTGCTCGAAGAACCCGGCGCTGCCCGTTGGCTGCGCGAATGGGAAAGGGAATGGGAAGCACACCTGCCGGAAGAGCTGGCCAAGCTGTTTGGCGCGGACGAAGCGACGTTCCAGACGTGGCTCGAGGCGGCGCCGCAGTCTCAGGCGGGCGCGGTCGGAGAGCTTAACACTCCCCCTCCCTCGAGCGCCGCTGCGCTCGAGGAGGATGAGCTCCTGCAAGCGTTCTTGGAAGAGATGGATGAGGGGCTACGCAACGCCGAAGAGTTGTTGCTTCGCCTCGAGAGATCGCCGCAGGATTCTGACTTGCTCCACGCGCTATTTCGTCAGTACCACACCCTGAAAGGGGCAGCGGGTGCCGTGGATTTACAAGAAGCCGCCGACCAATTGCACCAGGGTGAGGCACTCTTGCAGGCGCTTCGTGACGGAGAGCTCGAACTGCCCACACCCGCGGTGGTGGATTTCTTCTTACGCCTCGGCGACTCGATTCGAGCGATGATCGACGAGGCCTGCGGCCGCACGCCGACAACAACGAAAATCAACGACCTCGACGACGCCATCGCTGCCTTACTGCAGGGCGAGCCGGTGCCTGAAACGGGATCGGCTCGCGACGACGACGAAGAGCCGTGCGCCGAAACCCAATTGCCGCTCGGCAACGAGCCAACGCCGTCTGCTGCGAGTCCGCAACCGAGTAGCCCGAACTTGCTCGCGTTGCGGGAGAAAGCCGCCAAAGGCCAGCTCGACCCGGAACTGGTGGCCATGATCGAGGCATTGCAGCAAAAGGCGGAATTTTTCGCCTCTATGGCGGCAACCTTGCAGGCGGAAGTCGAGGAGTTGCGCACGGTTCCCGTGGATGATTTGTTTCGCCGGCTGCAGCGGCCCTTGCGCGATGCCGCCCGGCACGAGCGAAAACAAGTACGGCTGGAAACTGCCGGTGCCGAGCTTCGTTTGCCAAAGGATCTCGCCGAAACACTGGCCGAGGTTCTGCTGCACCTGGTCCGCAATGCCGTTGCTCATGGCATCGAAACCCCCGAGGTCCGTCGCGGCAGAGGCAAAAGGCCGGAGGGGTGCGTACGCGTGATCGTCGAGAAACAAAGGAGCTGCTGGCGTGTGGCCGTGAGCGACGATGGGCAGGGTTTGGATTATGCAGCCATACGGGCGAAGGCCGTCGCCCTCGGCTGGCTCAAGGCGGAAGCGCCGTGCGACGAGCAGCGGCTGCAAGAGTTTTTGTTCCGCCCTGGGTTTTCCACGCGTAACGACGCCGATGCTTTGGCCGGGCGCGGGGTCGGCATGGACGTGGTGGCCACCGCGGTCCATAAGCTCAACGGCTCCATCCAGGTCCATTCCACCCCTGGCGGCGGCACCACCATTGAGCTTTCGGTTCCTGTCGGCCTCGAAGGAGTAAGGTCGTGA
- the radA gene encoding DNA repair protein RadA, which produces MAQAKTSYVCQSCGYRAPRWLGRCPDCGAWSSLVEEWVAPSRSKGARRAVEEDAAAVPLAAIDSAATPRQCTGMDEFDRVLGGGLVPGSVVLIGGDPGIGKSTLVLQALAALGNAEQPALYVSGEESREQIKLRAERLGLANTPVMLLTATDVEAIVERAKRIKPAVLAVDSIQTMWAAELESAPGNISQVRECAARFVRLAKETYVPTLLVGHVTKEGAFAGPRVLEHMVDTVLSFEGDRSHAFRILRSVKNRFGSTNEIGVFEMTERGLQPVGNPSAHFLAERPRAAAGSVVVACMEGSRPMLIEVQALVSPSALANPRRTTLGFDPNRASMLVAVLEKKLGLQLFGQDVFINAAGGMRISEPAADLAIAAALASSFLDQPLDPELVVFGEVGLAGEIRGVQHAQLRVQEAARLGLRRCLLPQTNVRQIEGLPEMERVGVASLSEAWEVLFRR; this is translated from the coding sequence ATGGCTCAAGCGAAGACCTCCTATGTATGTCAAAGCTGCGGCTATCGCGCGCCGCGCTGGCTTGGGCGTTGCCCCGATTGCGGGGCGTGGAGCTCACTCGTGGAGGAATGGGTCGCCCCATCGCGCTCGAAGGGTGCGCGCAGAGCAGTCGAAGAGGACGCTGCTGCGGTACCACTGGCGGCGATCGATAGTGCGGCCACCCCGCGACAATGCACGGGTATGGACGAGTTTGACCGCGTGCTTGGCGGTGGTCTGGTGCCAGGTTCCGTCGTGCTGATCGGTGGCGATCCCGGCATTGGCAAGTCGACGCTGGTGCTGCAAGCCTTGGCCGCTTTGGGCAACGCAGAGCAACCGGCGTTGTACGTCTCTGGCGAGGAATCGCGCGAACAAATCAAACTGCGCGCAGAGCGACTCGGCTTAGCGAACACTCCTGTAATGCTGCTCACCGCCACGGATGTCGAGGCGATCGTCGAGCGGGCGAAGAGAATCAAACCCGCGGTGTTGGCGGTGGACTCCATTCAAACCATGTGGGCTGCGGAGCTCGAGTCGGCTCCGGGCAATATTAGCCAAGTGCGAGAGTGCGCTGCACGTTTTGTGCGCCTCGCCAAAGAGACGTATGTGCCGACCCTATTGGTGGGGCACGTGACCAAGGAGGGCGCCTTTGCGGGTCCCCGCGTGCTCGAGCACATGGTGGATACGGTGCTGTCCTTCGAGGGCGACCGGAGTCATGCCTTTCGCATTTTGCGCAGCGTAAAGAACCGCTTTGGCTCTACGAACGAGATCGGTGTGTTTGAAATGACGGAACGGGGGCTGCAGCCGGTCGGGAACCCATCGGCGCACTTTCTCGCGGAACGTCCGCGCGCAGCGGCGGGCTCTGTGGTGGTTGCCTGCATGGAGGGAAGTCGCCCGATGTTGATCGAGGTGCAAGCCCTGGTGTCGCCGAGTGCGCTTGCCAATCCACGGCGTACAACGTTGGGGTTCGACCCGAACCGGGCCAGCATGCTCGTGGCCGTGCTGGAAAAGAAGCTTGGGTTACAGCTCTTCGGGCAAGACGTGTTCATCAATGCGGCCGGGGGCATGCGGATCAGTGAGCCGGCGGCCGACCTGGCGATTGCGGCGGCGCTTGCGTCGAGCTTCCTCGACCAACCGCTCGATCCTGAACTGGTTGTCTTCGGCGAAGTTGGTCTCGCGGGAGAAATTCGCGGGGTGCAGCACGCGCAATTGCGCGTGCAAGAGGCGGCGCGTTTGGGGCTGCGACGCTGCTTACTCCCACAAACCAACGTGCGGCAAATCGAGGGTCTTCCCGAGATGGAGCGGGTGGGGGTGGCCTCGCTCAGCGAGGCGTGGGAAGTGTTGTTTCGTCGCTGA
- a CDS encoding protein kinase, with amino-acid sequence MKWRDTLRMPVGEAARLGANKVARLLQTDVRDLFGSRSHAPQTSEAQPEPLAEKIGPTTTVVGTTAAQAALAPRVDRHPAPHSLPQEKTWWEVGEVAFDLYEIQRVLAANASTRAYLARHRLWGIPLVLKVPGEALREDAARLAALAQAAMRWTQCGLHPHIAYCFTVHHAGQVPVFVIEHVDGGSLRQWLTARSVPTLRQQLDVAIQLCHALEYAHSRALTHGGLKPENILLTAVGLVRVTDFGVTLQRGGSAEAYLAPEQWVDGGPSDIASDIFALGVCLYELFCHGRPYEITRGPRRKPAEPLAVNGSRLPAPLAELLEACVDWEPLRRPRAVSEVRLQLVRLREELFRRPSPFAVLPPNTFDADGWNNQGMVALAAGKTEDAECAFEAALAADTRHLEANFNLGVLRWRSGNGSDEALLSALASARAPREQPWLPNFLQALVALESGDGDKALDLLQDLRAALPENEELAELERAARRCRPPHSVARELVGHSQVVSAVAMSNDGKWVLSGGDDHALLLWDAFAGTAVRSLEGHRANVTALAMTPDGRSAVSGSEDGTVILWDLQRGRPAKSLRLAGKVFALTLAQDGRFAVVSSAGSDNFLGIDGTIVDLWDLEKERPVRRLEGHSSSVKALAMTPDARRLVSGGDDQKLILWDLLRGQALRTFAGHEHFVSSVAISADGQTVASGSWDRTLRLWDARTGKCKGVLRGHSGIVTSVRLSEDATVAVSGSWDGTVRVWDLARQRCIRTLQGHRGMVTSVALAAAARCLASASWDASVRLWNLPQPGPEVCTPRLSSRYDYAALPPAEPTAEERIELAYEALRAGDVATSVAEWNRLAADGGAADPRLQDLLTALRPRTRLVSLQAAGVDAEYRLGNEPTAALFDAATNRWLLATRTGQLVILDLARPEAGVALDVSGAPLRALALLPGDTVIATAGFDRRIYLVDPAAASELSVLPGHESIVACLLSLPSGRIASASYDHTVRLWDAGARACVTVLRGHERQVVALAATDTGKFLASGDLGGTVVLWDPESGRMVCRWQAHEGAVHALQFIRGGELLVSGGSDGQLKMWEVASRECCRSIAAHEGGVTHVLPVWADGSLVTAGVDGTLRFWGSAAWEQSSGVCQSSRPTAVVACDGELDRLLVGDPGGHVQVLRLRGQLAERC; translated from the coding sequence GTGAAGTGGCGCGACACGTTGCGCATGCCGGTGGGGGAGGCTGCCCGCCTGGGGGCCAATAAGGTTGCCCGGTTGCTGCAAACCGACGTACGCGATCTCTTCGGCAGCCGAAGCCATGCTCCGCAAACGTCGGAGGCGCAACCCGAGCCACTGGCGGAAAAAATCGGGCCCACCACCACGGTGGTCGGCACGACAGCCGCGCAGGCCGCTTTGGCCCCTCGAGTGGACCGACATCCGGCTCCGCACTCATTGCCGCAAGAGAAGACGTGGTGGGAGGTGGGCGAGGTCGCCTTCGATTTGTACGAAATTCAACGTGTGCTTGCGGCGAACGCATCCACGCGGGCGTACTTGGCACGCCATCGCTTGTGGGGAATCCCCCTGGTTCTCAAAGTTCCGGGCGAGGCGTTGCGCGAGGATGCGGCGCGCTTGGCAGCTCTTGCGCAAGCGGCGATGCGGTGGACACAGTGCGGCCTCCATCCCCACATTGCTTACTGCTTCACGGTCCACCACGCTGGTCAAGTGCCGGTGTTCGTGATCGAGCACGTCGACGGTGGCTCGTTGCGCCAGTGGCTAACGGCTCGCAGCGTACCGACTTTGCGGCAGCAGCTCGACGTTGCCATCCAACTTTGCCACGCGCTCGAGTACGCGCACAGCCGGGCGCTGACTCACGGTGGGCTGAAGCCCGAGAACATCTTGCTGACAGCGGTCGGGCTCGTGCGGGTGACCGATTTTGGCGTCACCTTGCAGCGCGGTGGCTCAGCGGAAGCTTACCTCGCCCCGGAGCAGTGGGTGGATGGCGGCCCGAGTGACATTGCGAGCGATATTTTTGCTCTCGGAGTGTGCCTGTACGAGCTATTTTGCCACGGCCGGCCCTACGAGATTACCCGCGGGCCGCGGCGCAAACCGGCAGAGCCGCTTGCAGTGAACGGCAGCCGATTGCCTGCGCCACTAGCTGAACTTTTAGAAGCGTGTGTGGATTGGGAACCGCTCAGACGCCCGCGCGCAGTGTCGGAGGTACGCTTACAGCTCGTACGGCTTCGCGAAGAGCTGTTTCGCCGCCCGAGCCCCTTTGCCGTACTTCCCCCGAATACGTTCGATGCCGACGGGTGGAACAACCAGGGAATGGTTGCCTTGGCTGCGGGCAAAACCGAGGACGCGGAGTGCGCGTTCGAGGCCGCACTGGCGGCCGACACCAGGCATTTGGAAGCAAACTTCAACCTTGGCGTGTTACGCTGGCGTTCGGGCAACGGCTCCGACGAGGCTTTGCTCAGCGCATTGGCGTCTGCGCGCGCGCCTCGCGAACAACCCTGGCTCCCGAACTTCTTGCAGGCACTGGTGGCCTTGGAGAGCGGCGATGGTGACAAAGCCCTCGATCTCTTGCAGGACCTTAGGGCTGCCCTTCCGGAAAACGAGGAGCTTGCAGAGCTCGAGCGGGCCGCGCGCCGGTGCCGCCCGCCGCATTCCGTAGCGCGCGAACTCGTGGGACATAGCCAAGTCGTATCCGCGGTGGCCATGAGCAACGATGGCAAGTGGGTGCTTTCGGGTGGCGATGACCATGCGCTCCTTTTATGGGATGCGTTTGCGGGCACAGCAGTACGCAGCCTTGAAGGCCATCGCGCAAACGTGACGGCACTGGCCATGACCCCCGACGGCCGCTCCGCCGTCTCGGGCAGCGAAGACGGCACGGTGATTCTCTGGGACTTGCAACGCGGCCGCCCCGCGAAAAGCTTGCGACTGGCGGGAAAAGTCTTTGCTCTTACGCTTGCGCAAGACGGCCGCTTCGCCGTCGTGAGCAGCGCGGGGTCGGACAACTTCCTCGGCATTGACGGCACGATTGTCGACCTCTGGGACCTGGAAAAAGAGCGTCCCGTGCGCCGGCTCGAAGGCCACAGTAGTTCGGTGAAAGCCTTGGCGATGACGCCGGATGCCCGCCGTTTGGTTTCCGGGGGCGATGATCAAAAACTCATCCTGTGGGATCTCCTTCGAGGCCAAGCGCTGCGCACCTTTGCGGGACACGAGCACTTCGTCTCGTCGGTGGCGATCAGCGCGGATGGACAGACGGTTGCCTCCGGGAGTTGGGACCGCACCCTACGCTTGTGGGATGCCCGTACGGGAAAATGTAAGGGAGTGTTGCGCGGCCACTCCGGCATCGTCACCTCGGTGCGCTTGAGCGAAGATGCCACAGTGGCGGTCTCGGGGAGCTGGGACGGCACCGTGCGCGTTTGGGATCTGGCCCGCCAGCGCTGCATCCGCACGCTACAAGGCCACCGCGGAATGGTCACGAGCGTTGCGCTCGCCGCGGCCGCCCGCTGCCTCGCCTCGGCGAGCTGGGACGCTTCGGTGCGCTTGTGGAACCTGCCGCAGCCGGGTCCGGAAGTCTGCACTCCTCGCCTTTCCTCGCGTTACGATTATGCTGCCCTGCCGCCGGCGGAGCCCACCGCGGAGGAGCGCATCGAATTGGCATACGAAGCCCTGCGAGCGGGCGACGTGGCAACCAGCGTTGCGGAGTGGAACCGACTTGCAGCCGATGGTGGCGCCGCCGACCCCCGCCTACAAGACTTGCTCACCGCCTTGCGCCCGCGCACGCGCTTGGTATCGCTGCAGGCCGCAGGTGTCGATGCGGAGTACCGTCTGGGCAATGAGCCAACGGCCGCGCTCTTCGATGCCGCCACGAATCGCTGGTTGCTTGCAACGCGCACGGGCCAACTGGTGATCCTTGACCTCGCTCGTCCGGAGGCCGGGGTTGCGCTTGACGTGTCCGGAGCTCCTCTGCGGGCGCTGGCTCTGTTGCCCGGCGATACTGTGATTGCGACCGCAGGCTTCGACCGCCGCATTTACCTCGTCGATCCAGCAGCCGCGAGCGAACTCAGCGTGCTGCCCGGGCACGAAAGCATCGTCGCTTGTTTGCTCTCGTTACCGAGCGGAAGAATCGCCTCGGCGTCTTATGACCACACGGTGCGCCTGTGGGACGCCGGAGCGCGAGCTTGTGTGACGGTGCTCCGAGGGCACGAGCGGCAAGTGGTGGCACTTGCCGCAACGGATACTGGGAAGTTTTTGGCGAGCGGCGACTTGGGCGGCACTGTGGTGTTGTGGGACCCGGAATCCGGGCGGATGGTCTGCCGATGGCAGGCGCACGAGGGAGCCGTGCACGCCTTGCAATTCATTCGCGGTGGCGAGCTGCTGGTTTCGGGCGGTAGCGATGGCCAGCTCAAAATGTGGGAGGTTGCCAGCAGAGAATGCTGCCGGTCGATTGCCGCTCACGAGGGCGGTGTGACTCACGTCCTGCCAGTATGGGCCGACGGCTCGCTGGTCACCGCCGGGGTTGATGGTACGTTGCGGTTCTGGGGCAGCGCGGCTTGGGAGCAAAGCAGCGGGGTTTGTCAGTCGTCCAGACCGACTGCCGTGGTTGCTTGTGACGGCGAGCTCGACCGACTGCTTGTGGGTGACCCTGGGGGTCACGTGCAGGTGCTGCGGCTACGCGGGCAGTTAGCGGAGCGCTGCTGA